Proteins encoded by one window of Primulina huaijiensis isolate GDHJ02 chromosome 1, ASM1229523v2, whole genome shotgun sequence:
- the LOC140977526 gene encoding protein MEI2-like 5 isoform X1, with the protein MEQPSPNFIYGSSKISFTTSFGKEKSAWGFPNGTDAYNASSDASLFSTSLPVLRHGNLNFSKSEQSGQLIHDVFPNLGNIQLEDEVKDPLDDAEPRTIGSFLPGDEDELLAGLMDDFDLSGLPTQLEDLDDDFFESGGGLEIESECPENIVNEVSRAATSDGTVGISHYGLVNGVGTVSGEHPYGEHPSRTLFVRNINSNVEDSELKTLFEQFGDIRTLYTACKHRGFVMISYYDIRAARSAMRGLQNKPLRRRKLDIHFSIPKDNPSEKDVNQGTLVVFNLDASVSNDDLRQIFGAYGEVKEIRETPHKRHHKFIEFYDVRSAEAALKALNRSDIAGKRIKLEPSRPGGARRSLMQQLSQDQEQDESLSFRHQVGSPIANSPPGNWPNLGSPVEHDSLHGGISPNPSMGSLSPVAGNHLPGLASILPSQVSAPVKIAPIGKDSRRINQVITKANTTQGTGYQHHYSVYDPKISSSCEPISPFGDSQSSSVGTLSGPQFLWGSPTFHSEFTVSSPSPWSSSLKGRPFSSSGQGIGFPYTSQHGLFLGSHHHVGSAPPGIQIERNFGLFPESPETSYVSQAYGINNFCYNNGNHAMNIGGPGNMNTGIAFARNFTESGSPHSRMMPMARNGPLYFGNGSFGGIGGIINDGWIDRTRSRRTESGGQIDNKRQYQLDLEKIVNGEDSRTTLMIKNIPNKYTSKMLLAAIDETHKGTYDFLYLPIDFKNKCNVGYAFINMVSPSHIVTFFEAFNGKKWEKFNSEKVASLAYARIQGKTGLISHFQNSSLMNEDKRCRPIIFQSEGQGTSDLVSVSSGNLNIFIRQPDGSYAGDSLDSPEGDPDEKL; encoded by the exons ATGGAACAACCTTCGCCAAATTTCATTTATG GTTCTTCTAAAATTTCATTTACAACCTcttttggaaaagaaaaaagTGCATGGGGATTTCCTAATGGAACTGATGCATACAATGCGTCAAGCGATGCTAGCTTGTTTTCTACCTCGTTGCCTGTCCTACGACATGGGAATC TTAACTTTAGCAAATCCGAACAAAGTGGCCAATTGATTCACGATGTCTTCCCTAATCTTGGTAATATTCAACTAGAAGATGAAGTCAAGGATCCACTTGATGATGCTGAACCAAGAACAATTGGAAGCTTTCTTCCAGGCGATGAAGATGAACTTTTGGCTGGTCTTATGGATGATTTTGATCTTAGTGGGTTGCCGACTCAACTTGAGGATTTGGATGATGATTTCTTTGAAAGTGGAGGGGGGTTGGAGATAGAATCCGAATGTCCAGAGAATATAGTCAATGAAGTATCGAGAGCGGCAACATCTGATGGTACTGTTGGCATTTCTCATTATGGTTTGGTGAACGGTGTTGGAACTGTTAGTGGTGAACACCCATATGGAGAGCACCCTTCAAGGACATTGTTTGTTCGGAATATCAACAGCAATGTTGAGGACTCTGAGCTTAAGACTCTTTTTGAG CAATTTGGAGATATCAGAACTCTTTATACTGCATGTAAGCACAGGGGATTTGTGATGATATCTTACTATGATATAAGAGCTGCTCGATCAGCAATGCGTGGATTACAGAACAAGCCTTTGAGACGTAGGAAGCTTGATATTCATTTTTCAATCCCAAAG GATAACCCATCAGAAAAGGATGTTAACCAGGGAACTTTGGTGGTGTTCAATTTGGATGCATCTGTTTCTAATGATGACCTTCGCCAAATATTTGGAGCTTATGGGGAAGTGAAGGAG ATAAGGGAAACACCTCACAAAAGGCACCATAAGTTTATCGAGTTTTATGATGTTAGATCTGCGGAGGCAGCTCTGAAGGCTTTAAATAGAAGTGACATAGCTGGGAAGCGCATAAAGCTCGAACCTAGCCGACCTGGCGGTGCCCGTCGGAG TTTAATGCAGCAATTGAGTCAAGATCAGGAGCAAGATGAGTCTCTAAGTTTTCGGCATCAAGTTGGTTCACCCATAGCCAACTCTCCTCCAG GTAACTGGCCTAATCTTGGCAGTCCAGTTGAGCACGACTCATTGCATGGCGGCATTAGTCCTAACCCCAGTATGGGAAGTCTCAGCCCTGTGGCAGGCAACCACTTACCTGGTTTGGCCTCTATACTCCCATCGCAAGTATCAGCTCCTGTGAAGATTGCTCCCATTGGTAAAGATTCAAGACGGATTAACCAAGTAATAACCAAGGCTAATACCACACAAGGAACAGGTTATCAACATCATTACTCGGTTTATGATCCTAAGATAAGTTCAAGTTGCGAACCGATCTCTCCATTCGGTGATTCCCAGTCCTCTAGTGTAGGGACCCTCTCTGGTCCTCAGTTTCTCTGGGGAAGTCCCACTTTTCATTCGGAGTTCACCGTTTCCTCACCCTCACCATGGTCATCGTCACTGAAAGGACGTCCATTCTCATCGAGTGGACAGGGTATTGGTTTCCCATACACAAGTCAGCATGGATTGTTTCTTGGCTCACATCATCACGTGGGATCTGCTCCACCTGGAATTCAAATCGAAAGGAATTTTGGTCTCTTCCCTGAGTCCCCAGAAACATCATATGTAAGCCAGGCATATggaataaataatttttgttaCAACAATGGGAATCATGCGATGAATATTGGTGGTCCTGGCAACATGAACACGGGAATTGCTTTTGCTAGAAACTTCACCGAAAGTGGTTCTCCTCACTCCAGAATGATGCCGATGGCAAGAAATGGTCCTTTATATTTTGGTAATGGCTCTTTTGGAGGCATTGGAGGAATTATTAATGATGGATGGATTGACCGTACTCGAAGTAGAAGGACTGAAAGTGGAGGCCAGATTGACAACAAAAGACAGTATCAACTTGATCTGGAAAAGATAGTAAATGGTGAAGATAGTAGAACTACTTTGATGATTAAAAACATACCGAACAA GTACACTTCAAAGATGCTACTTGCAGCTATTGATGAAACCCACAAGGGCACATATGACTTTCTCTATTTACCTATAGATTTCAAG AATAAGTGCAATGTTGGGTATGCCTTCATCAATATGGTGTCTCCTTCACACATTGTTACCTTCTTCGAG GCGTTTAATGGGAAGAAATGGGAAAAGTTCAATAGTGAGAAGGTTGCTTCATTGGCATATGCAAGAATTCAAGGAAAAACAGGCCTTATTTCGCACTTCCAGAATTCGAGTTTGATGAATGAAGATAAACGTTGCAGGCCAATCATTTTCCAATCAGAGGGCCAAGGAACCAGTGATCTA GTATCTGTCTCGTCAGgcaatttaaacatttttatcCGTCAGCCAGACGGGTCTTATGCTGGAGATTCACTTGACAGCCCAGAGGGCGATCCAGATGAAAAGTTGTAG
- the LOC140977526 gene encoding protein MEI2-like 5 isoform X3: protein MEQPSPNFIYGSSKISFTTSFGKEKSAWGFPNGTDAYNASSDASLFSTSLPVLRHGNHEVKDPLDDAEPRTIGSFLPGDEDELLAGLMDDFDLSGLPTQLEDLDDDFFESGGGLEIESECPENIVNEVSRAATSDGTVGISHYGLVNGVGTVSGEHPYGEHPSRTLFVRNINSNVEDSELKTLFEQFGDIRTLYTACKHRGFVMISYYDIRAARSAMRGLQNKPLRRRKLDIHFSIPKDNPSEKDVNQGTLVVFNLDASVSNDDLRQIFGAYGEVKEIRETPHKRHHKFIEFYDVRSAEAALKALNRSDIAGKRIKLEPSRPGGARRSLMQQLSQDQEQDESLSFRHQVGSPIANSPPGNWPNLGSPVEHDSLHGGISPNPSMGSLSPVAGNHLPGLASILPSQVSAPVKIAPIGKDSRRINQVITKANTTQGTGYQHHYSVYDPKISSSCEPISPFGDSQSSSVGTLSGPQFLWGSPTFHSEFTVSSPSPWSSSLKGRPFSSSGQGIGFPYTSQHGLFLGSHHHVGSAPPGIQIERNFGLFPESPETSYVSQAYGINNFCYNNGNHAMNIGGPGNMNTGIAFARNFTESGSPHSRMMPMARNGPLYFGNGSFGGIGGIINDGWIDRTRSRRTESGGQIDNKRQYQLDLEKIVNGEDSRTTLMIKNIPNKYTSKMLLAAIDETHKGTYDFLYLPIDFKNKCNVGYAFINMVSPSHIVTFFEAFNGKKWEKFNSEKVASLAYARIQGKTGLISHFQNSSLMNEDKRCRPIIFQSEGQGTSDLVSVSSGNLNIFIRQPDGSYAGDSLDSPEGDPDEKL, encoded by the exons ATGGAACAACCTTCGCCAAATTTCATTTATG GTTCTTCTAAAATTTCATTTACAACCTcttttggaaaagaaaaaagTGCATGGGGATTTCCTAATGGAACTGATGCATACAATGCGTCAAGCGATGCTAGCTTGTTTTCTACCTCGTTGCCTGTCCTACGACATGGGAATC ATGAAGTCAAGGATCCACTTGATGATGCTGAACCAAGAACAATTGGAAGCTTTCTTCCAGGCGATGAAGATGAACTTTTGGCTGGTCTTATGGATGATTTTGATCTTAGTGGGTTGCCGACTCAACTTGAGGATTTGGATGATGATTTCTTTGAAAGTGGAGGGGGGTTGGAGATAGAATCCGAATGTCCAGAGAATATAGTCAATGAAGTATCGAGAGCGGCAACATCTGATGGTACTGTTGGCATTTCTCATTATGGTTTGGTGAACGGTGTTGGAACTGTTAGTGGTGAACACCCATATGGAGAGCACCCTTCAAGGACATTGTTTGTTCGGAATATCAACAGCAATGTTGAGGACTCTGAGCTTAAGACTCTTTTTGAG CAATTTGGAGATATCAGAACTCTTTATACTGCATGTAAGCACAGGGGATTTGTGATGATATCTTACTATGATATAAGAGCTGCTCGATCAGCAATGCGTGGATTACAGAACAAGCCTTTGAGACGTAGGAAGCTTGATATTCATTTTTCAATCCCAAAG GATAACCCATCAGAAAAGGATGTTAACCAGGGAACTTTGGTGGTGTTCAATTTGGATGCATCTGTTTCTAATGATGACCTTCGCCAAATATTTGGAGCTTATGGGGAAGTGAAGGAG ATAAGGGAAACACCTCACAAAAGGCACCATAAGTTTATCGAGTTTTATGATGTTAGATCTGCGGAGGCAGCTCTGAAGGCTTTAAATAGAAGTGACATAGCTGGGAAGCGCATAAAGCTCGAACCTAGCCGACCTGGCGGTGCCCGTCGGAG TTTAATGCAGCAATTGAGTCAAGATCAGGAGCAAGATGAGTCTCTAAGTTTTCGGCATCAAGTTGGTTCACCCATAGCCAACTCTCCTCCAG GTAACTGGCCTAATCTTGGCAGTCCAGTTGAGCACGACTCATTGCATGGCGGCATTAGTCCTAACCCCAGTATGGGAAGTCTCAGCCCTGTGGCAGGCAACCACTTACCTGGTTTGGCCTCTATACTCCCATCGCAAGTATCAGCTCCTGTGAAGATTGCTCCCATTGGTAAAGATTCAAGACGGATTAACCAAGTAATAACCAAGGCTAATACCACACAAGGAACAGGTTATCAACATCATTACTCGGTTTATGATCCTAAGATAAGTTCAAGTTGCGAACCGATCTCTCCATTCGGTGATTCCCAGTCCTCTAGTGTAGGGACCCTCTCTGGTCCTCAGTTTCTCTGGGGAAGTCCCACTTTTCATTCGGAGTTCACCGTTTCCTCACCCTCACCATGGTCATCGTCACTGAAAGGACGTCCATTCTCATCGAGTGGACAGGGTATTGGTTTCCCATACACAAGTCAGCATGGATTGTTTCTTGGCTCACATCATCACGTGGGATCTGCTCCACCTGGAATTCAAATCGAAAGGAATTTTGGTCTCTTCCCTGAGTCCCCAGAAACATCATATGTAAGCCAGGCATATggaataaataatttttgttaCAACAATGGGAATCATGCGATGAATATTGGTGGTCCTGGCAACATGAACACGGGAATTGCTTTTGCTAGAAACTTCACCGAAAGTGGTTCTCCTCACTCCAGAATGATGCCGATGGCAAGAAATGGTCCTTTATATTTTGGTAATGGCTCTTTTGGAGGCATTGGAGGAATTATTAATGATGGATGGATTGACCGTACTCGAAGTAGAAGGACTGAAAGTGGAGGCCAGATTGACAACAAAAGACAGTATCAACTTGATCTGGAAAAGATAGTAAATGGTGAAGATAGTAGAACTACTTTGATGATTAAAAACATACCGAACAA GTACACTTCAAAGATGCTACTTGCAGCTATTGATGAAACCCACAAGGGCACATATGACTTTCTCTATTTACCTATAGATTTCAAG AATAAGTGCAATGTTGGGTATGCCTTCATCAATATGGTGTCTCCTTCACACATTGTTACCTTCTTCGAG GCGTTTAATGGGAAGAAATGGGAAAAGTTCAATAGTGAGAAGGTTGCTTCATTGGCATATGCAAGAATTCAAGGAAAAACAGGCCTTATTTCGCACTTCCAGAATTCGAGTTTGATGAATGAAGATAAACGTTGCAGGCCAATCATTTTCCAATCAGAGGGCCAAGGAACCAGTGATCTA GTATCTGTCTCGTCAGgcaatttaaacatttttatcCGTCAGCCAGACGGGTCTTATGCTGGAGATTCACTTGACAGCCCAGAGGGCGATCCAGATGAAAAGTTGTAG
- the LOC140977526 gene encoding protein MEI2-like 5 isoform X2 — translation MEQPSPNFIYGSSKISFTTSFGKEKSAWGFPNGTDAYNASSDASLFSTSLPVLRHGNQDEVKDPLDDAEPRTIGSFLPGDEDELLAGLMDDFDLSGLPTQLEDLDDDFFESGGGLEIESECPENIVNEVSRAATSDGTVGISHYGLVNGVGTVSGEHPYGEHPSRTLFVRNINSNVEDSELKTLFEQFGDIRTLYTACKHRGFVMISYYDIRAARSAMRGLQNKPLRRRKLDIHFSIPKDNPSEKDVNQGTLVVFNLDASVSNDDLRQIFGAYGEVKEIRETPHKRHHKFIEFYDVRSAEAALKALNRSDIAGKRIKLEPSRPGGARRSLMQQLSQDQEQDESLSFRHQVGSPIANSPPGNWPNLGSPVEHDSLHGGISPNPSMGSLSPVAGNHLPGLASILPSQVSAPVKIAPIGKDSRRINQVITKANTTQGTGYQHHYSVYDPKISSSCEPISPFGDSQSSSVGTLSGPQFLWGSPTFHSEFTVSSPSPWSSSLKGRPFSSSGQGIGFPYTSQHGLFLGSHHHVGSAPPGIQIERNFGLFPESPETSYVSQAYGINNFCYNNGNHAMNIGGPGNMNTGIAFARNFTESGSPHSRMMPMARNGPLYFGNGSFGGIGGIINDGWIDRTRSRRTESGGQIDNKRQYQLDLEKIVNGEDSRTTLMIKNIPNKYTSKMLLAAIDETHKGTYDFLYLPIDFKNKCNVGYAFINMVSPSHIVTFFEAFNGKKWEKFNSEKVASLAYARIQGKTGLISHFQNSSLMNEDKRCRPIIFQSEGQGTSDLVSVSSGNLNIFIRQPDGSYAGDSLDSPEGDPDEKL, via the exons ATGGAACAACCTTCGCCAAATTTCATTTATG GTTCTTCTAAAATTTCATTTACAACCTcttttggaaaagaaaaaagTGCATGGGGATTTCCTAATGGAACTGATGCATACAATGCGTCAAGCGATGCTAGCTTGTTTTCTACCTCGTTGCCTGTCCTACGACATGGGAATC AAGATGAAGTCAAGGATCCACTTGATGATGCTGAACCAAGAACAATTGGAAGCTTTCTTCCAGGCGATGAAGATGAACTTTTGGCTGGTCTTATGGATGATTTTGATCTTAGTGGGTTGCCGACTCAACTTGAGGATTTGGATGATGATTTCTTTGAAAGTGGAGGGGGGTTGGAGATAGAATCCGAATGTCCAGAGAATATAGTCAATGAAGTATCGAGAGCGGCAACATCTGATGGTACTGTTGGCATTTCTCATTATGGTTTGGTGAACGGTGTTGGAACTGTTAGTGGTGAACACCCATATGGAGAGCACCCTTCAAGGACATTGTTTGTTCGGAATATCAACAGCAATGTTGAGGACTCTGAGCTTAAGACTCTTTTTGAG CAATTTGGAGATATCAGAACTCTTTATACTGCATGTAAGCACAGGGGATTTGTGATGATATCTTACTATGATATAAGAGCTGCTCGATCAGCAATGCGTGGATTACAGAACAAGCCTTTGAGACGTAGGAAGCTTGATATTCATTTTTCAATCCCAAAG GATAACCCATCAGAAAAGGATGTTAACCAGGGAACTTTGGTGGTGTTCAATTTGGATGCATCTGTTTCTAATGATGACCTTCGCCAAATATTTGGAGCTTATGGGGAAGTGAAGGAG ATAAGGGAAACACCTCACAAAAGGCACCATAAGTTTATCGAGTTTTATGATGTTAGATCTGCGGAGGCAGCTCTGAAGGCTTTAAATAGAAGTGACATAGCTGGGAAGCGCATAAAGCTCGAACCTAGCCGACCTGGCGGTGCCCGTCGGAG TTTAATGCAGCAATTGAGTCAAGATCAGGAGCAAGATGAGTCTCTAAGTTTTCGGCATCAAGTTGGTTCACCCATAGCCAACTCTCCTCCAG GTAACTGGCCTAATCTTGGCAGTCCAGTTGAGCACGACTCATTGCATGGCGGCATTAGTCCTAACCCCAGTATGGGAAGTCTCAGCCCTGTGGCAGGCAACCACTTACCTGGTTTGGCCTCTATACTCCCATCGCAAGTATCAGCTCCTGTGAAGATTGCTCCCATTGGTAAAGATTCAAGACGGATTAACCAAGTAATAACCAAGGCTAATACCACACAAGGAACAGGTTATCAACATCATTACTCGGTTTATGATCCTAAGATAAGTTCAAGTTGCGAACCGATCTCTCCATTCGGTGATTCCCAGTCCTCTAGTGTAGGGACCCTCTCTGGTCCTCAGTTTCTCTGGGGAAGTCCCACTTTTCATTCGGAGTTCACCGTTTCCTCACCCTCACCATGGTCATCGTCACTGAAAGGACGTCCATTCTCATCGAGTGGACAGGGTATTGGTTTCCCATACACAAGTCAGCATGGATTGTTTCTTGGCTCACATCATCACGTGGGATCTGCTCCACCTGGAATTCAAATCGAAAGGAATTTTGGTCTCTTCCCTGAGTCCCCAGAAACATCATATGTAAGCCAGGCATATggaataaataatttttgttaCAACAATGGGAATCATGCGATGAATATTGGTGGTCCTGGCAACATGAACACGGGAATTGCTTTTGCTAGAAACTTCACCGAAAGTGGTTCTCCTCACTCCAGAATGATGCCGATGGCAAGAAATGGTCCTTTATATTTTGGTAATGGCTCTTTTGGAGGCATTGGAGGAATTATTAATGATGGATGGATTGACCGTACTCGAAGTAGAAGGACTGAAAGTGGAGGCCAGATTGACAACAAAAGACAGTATCAACTTGATCTGGAAAAGATAGTAAATGGTGAAGATAGTAGAACTACTTTGATGATTAAAAACATACCGAACAA GTACACTTCAAAGATGCTACTTGCAGCTATTGATGAAACCCACAAGGGCACATATGACTTTCTCTATTTACCTATAGATTTCAAG AATAAGTGCAATGTTGGGTATGCCTTCATCAATATGGTGTCTCCTTCACACATTGTTACCTTCTTCGAG GCGTTTAATGGGAAGAAATGGGAAAAGTTCAATAGTGAGAAGGTTGCTTCATTGGCATATGCAAGAATTCAAGGAAAAACAGGCCTTATTTCGCACTTCCAGAATTCGAGTTTGATGAATGAAGATAAACGTTGCAGGCCAATCATTTTCCAATCAGAGGGCCAAGGAACCAGTGATCTA GTATCTGTCTCGTCAGgcaatttaaacatttttatcCGTCAGCCAGACGGGTCTTATGCTGGAGATTCACTTGACAGCCCAGAGGGCGATCCAGATGAAAAGTTGTAG